Sequence from the Candoia aspera isolate rCanAsp1 chromosome 7, rCanAsp1.hap2, whole genome shotgun sequence genome:
tgactttgggccagtcatgtcTCTCCCAGCCCAGCCACCACAgaaggttgctgttgtgagggAGATTTCCATGTTACTTTCCTGGAGGAAAAGTGGAAtaccaatcaatcaaatcaatataTTTGCTACAAAGGCTGTATATAttttgaaactctttgttaatGTACTGAGGTAATGTTcttggttaaaatataattatgtcCTATATGAACATTTGTATTAGAACTTCTTCCCCCCCTCAACTTAACAGGatttttttgaaaaggaaaaacttAAGTCAAAGATGAAGCTATTGGGAGTATCTCCTTTTAAAAGCTCAGCTGTCAGTTTAGACCTTCTCAATCTCTATGTTGTTAATCAGAtctctacaaagaaagaaaatactggtAAGTTTAATAATGCATTTCATTAACACAGTTTAGCTTTCAAAAACAAGACACATTGCCAAGTCCTAGCTCTCCTGTAGCCTCAATATTCATTGTATcaaattttaatcatatttttcaTCTAAACTGCAAGTTTACTAATTAGAAGTAGAAATAGATTCACACAAAAAGCTATAACCCATAGTATTATGCTTGCCAATTGCCAGTGGGAATTAGAGCTGTACAGTACTTTGGATTCAGTTCTAATAAGGTGCTGTGGAATTCACAGGATCATGAACAAAACACCTGTCTGCAATGCGTAAAGTagctgcattttgttttgttttttaagaatctCATGGCAAATACATTGGGcaggaaaagacatggctgctttggggacaggtgctacatttgcaTTTCCATGCACCCCAAAGtacctttttggaactgaatctgaaacaCAGCCCTGGCCCAGTGAGAAACTAATACTTTTGGTTCTGTGTCcttattaatatatataaatatatagtgtGTTCCTGTTTAACCCACTGTAATCCTGTGAATCTTCATTTTAATTACAGACAATATTCGAAAGCCAATTCATGTAGATATTAACAGAGAAATTCAAATTCCTTTGAGAAAGCAAAATGTAGAATTTCCCAAATCACCAGAATGCAGACCAACTAAGCTGTTCCTAGATAACATCCAGCACAGGTACATATCAACTATCTTTTCACATTTTAGTAAAATGCTTTCTATTATTTCTTTCATGTGATgcattttcaaatgcattttttttcagataactGTCATTGGACTATTTGCCAGTCAAATGCTTAAAATACTACTTAGCCTGTGATTtctggatcattttttttttttttgcaggcatCACCTTACATTAAAATTGATgtgaatatataaaaaagtgatgaaatgtaATGATATCTTAGGGCAATTAATATCCATGAGATATACTTTTCATTAAACTCTCCAACGTTTCCATGTTCCTAAACTCatgatgctgatgatgatgatgtttacATGCCATTAAGTTGCTGTTGACTCTTAAATAAAAACTTGCTTGCTACCTCAGAATTTCAACCTCATTTCTCTTTATGgaaatttataaacaaataattcTGCCTTCTTAACTAAATAGTTGTGTGTAATTTATTGGTTATCTTCCTCAACCATCCCAGATTTAGGTCACctgtataatataataaaagGATAACTTGCTCACTTTTGCACTGATAAGCTTTTTGTTTCACTCATTAAATGTTATTTCCTTTCTATATTCAGGCAATGTATATAGGTGACCCACTCACAAAATAGGATTTGAGCCACAACATGATTGTTAGTCTTGAAGTTATCCCAAGACTCTCCCTATTGTTGTATCAGATTTAATGCAGCATCAGATTTGTTAACTATTAGTAGAATTCTATGCACATTTATTTAGAATTGGAGGCAACAGGACTTAAATCTAGGTAGAACTGCATAGGATTATCCTATAGctgtaatttctttaaatttgtttCAAAATAAATTTGCCTCTACCTGAAAATGCATGAatcatatattgttttaaaatataccaattagttttttgctttttaaattgttttcttcaTAGGATACAAAAAGAAATCTTGGATAATAGAAGAAAATACCTCTTTGAAAAAGCCAGTGCTCATTCTGAAGTAAGCTCttttcattaaattagatttatcaTTTCTGGCTCTGTTTCAAATGTAACACAACAGTTTGCACTTATGGCATGATTTTTAGAGCAATTCTAATGTGAGCTTGTAGAATACAAGATTGTATCATAAGCCTTGACTTCATTGTGTAGCTCTTTTCAATCACCCTTCTCAAAATAATACTAAAATGATATATAAATCCATcagtataataaaagaaaaaaaataaatacaggcatCATGGAGCAAATAAATGCATACTGTAGTATTAGACAATTCCATGAAGTAAAAAATAAACTGTTCACCAGTTCTACTGGTGTATTCATATCACTAAAGTTAGGTTTATAAAGTGAATAAATTTCCCAGAACTTGCCTAATCTGTCATGAAGCCTTTCTCTAATGTATTGACAGGATTTAGGATCTTCTCTGCCAGTAAATAGTAAAGATGAAGACCTCTGGCTTTCTACAGCAGCACACAGGCCAGAAGAATTCAGGGCCCCAGATTCAGATGCACCAGTTGGCCTGTATTTCCAGCAGTTGAATAGGTAGATTATAAATAGATTGTATTACAgtacttttaaatgttttattatctttggggggggaaaaCTTGCTCTGAAATAATGATTTTTCCATGTGAATTTTTAATAAAGATATAATgtgagtttatttattaattatttattattttattatatatataatgataTCATCGAAACCTTATGCTGATGTTTGAGATTATGTGCAGAAAACAGATCAAGCTGTCTTGCTGCAGCTCTCCTCAGTTCCAAAAATGTGACAAGTTTTTCAtctgtcaaaaaataaaaataaaacagacattTGTAGCTGTGCATGGTGTGGAAATCAGAATTGTGCTTATCCTGCTGCTATCTTGTTCGTTTCACTGGGCTATTGTGTtatcgaatcgaattatccattcagtcgcatccaacccttggcgattccataagccagctctctccatttGTGTTTGCAAATGGGcttaaatatataaaactaaatgTGCTTAAGCACTAGCTAAGTAATATCCATACTAATGCTGGAATGAACAAATTTGGCAGCTGGAACCTGTGGGCAATGGCAAATGTGATATTCTATACTTACTTATATAAATCACTTTGATGAGTTTACCAGAAAGGATAAACACAACTTTAAAATATTAGAGTTaataaacaaaagagaatattATCAAATATGATCAAGTGTGGCTGTTCTTTTTCCAATTGATTAGTCAATATTCAAAGAAATGAATGTATTGTATCACTAAATACAGTATAGTTGGCTCtacttaatttgtttaaaatactaAGTATAGTGTGAGTGATTGTTCAAATCAGAACATTTCAAAATTCTCAGATGTTTCATTAGGTATTTTATGTTCTGACATCATTTCCGGTGATTTTTATTACCCCACTTTTCTTGGCATTAATGGAGCCACAGTGACATACAGTGGTTGGATTGGTTAATCACAGTTGTTTGaacaatatgatttttttaaaaatcagatttccAGGTTTTGTTAAGAATAAAAATCTGTGTTATAATTATTTGCAGTATTCTAAATCCTGAAACAATGTCATGTCAGCAAGAAGTCCATCTTTCATGTTAAGCAAAACTAAGCTTTTAAACCTTCTACATTGTATATGTAACACACAAGCAATTCACATTTTGCCCTTTCCTCCCTAAGTCCAGGGTCTGATGACTTTGTTGATAAGGATTCTGGAAACAGTCAAGCAAACAGAGAAGAACCATTGTTTGGTACTGTAAATGACATGGCAAAGACTAGCCCAAATGCAGACTTCCAGCCAGCTGCAACTTTGTTTGAAGAAGAGAATCCAGAATTTCTGGCTTTTCCTCCTTCTCAGTCTTATTGTTCTTTTTCTAACAAAAGCCACACTGACCAGCTGTTTGCAGATTGTGGTGATGCAGAAGAAATACTCAGTAAACACAGCCTGTATGGTAGTGAAGAAATGCATCAGGTGACAAGTCCTTTTCAAAGGTGTGCAACTGAGAGGGACCTCACAAGTATCCTCACAGCTCCAGAGATGATTTGCTCCACTAACAACCAAAGCTTAAATGCAATAAAGCAGAAGTCAATTTGGAATCAGTTCAAAGATTACAGTACTCAGAAAAGAAGTCCTGCAGAGTTTTCTGATCAGCAACAACTTACTATGTTCTTTGAAAATACAGGTAAATGTCTGCAATGCAAGAAGCAATAATGAGAAGGCTTTATGTTTAAGGAACTGCATGATTTAATTagcatttaaaaatgttaatatggGCACTTAATGTGAGTGGGAAAAGAGTTGCACGTCGCAGGGATGTCTTGCTGGGTTATGTGGTAATTTATTGCACTTATTTGCAATATAGTTCATTCAAATAATACCACTAGCAATAGGAGCAGTGTTGTCTTTTGCATATTATTTCCCAAATGTGTAATGGCAACCACTGAttaaccaggaaaaaaagaaggtgcAGTTGCGGTTGGATCTTCTCCTGGAGAAATGAATCTCTGTGTCCCAAATAACAGCCTGCTTGTTCCATGAGATCTCTAAGGATTGAGAACCAACCATCTCTTGAATGGCTTGGCTCTCATCCTTCTTTAGGTGATGTTGGAGGATCttatctttaaaatgtattgaCTGTATCAGTGCACCTGTGGCAGATTTGAAAGCAGAATCAAAACCACACACAACCTCCTTGTTACGGAGGGACTGACTGATTAATTGGTTGCATGTTATATTCAGTTACTAAGGTATGTTTTGATCCATAATTGATCATAAAAATGAAAGTTTCTGTAGAAACGGGGGAAGGTTCCCTTTTAATTTTAGTAGAGGGGCAGTGAACTTATGAGTAACTGAAATTAATGGAGAAATTGCTGAAGGAGGAAAAATGCACCACTGAATTATGacccatgttttctttttaaagttgtcGTGTAAACTTATTTTTAAGACTTTTTATTTGCAGGAGGttttaaaaaccaaaagaaaTATACTAAAGTACCAAAAACTATACAGAATTACTTAAAGAATaggtgagtttttttaaaaaagtttcattCATATAAAAATGGTATTACAGTATTTACCATCTGCTATGCAGATTTTTCACCATATTTTGTGAGAAAGTATTCTTGTAAGATTGTTGTTATGGGGAGCATGATCAATCACAGATTACCAGAAAGCATCTCTAaatgcgcatgcacacacaccttCTGTCTTCCaagtttattgttgctttttttccAGGCAAGGACAAACTTCAAAATAGTTCTGAGCTACTACAGCCAAGTCTTTATTTTCACAAGCCATCTTTCCATGACATGCCTAATCTAGTCAGCcactaacccagtgtttctcacgcttggcaactttaagatgtgtgggcttcaactcctagaattccaccatgctggctggggaattctgggagttgaagtccacacatcttaaagttctcaaggttgagaaacattgcactaaCCTAATCAAATGTGGAGAATACAGAAACCCCATCTACTTTATTCAGGAAGTTTCTGATACCCATGAACCTTTGTACCATGCTTGAAAACAAAAGTTTATGATAGTCATGGATAACATGAATGGACATTTACTTATTACTATTAACAAGAGTTGCAGATATGGTGTTTGGAATATTATATTCCAAGAGTCATTTTTGTGAGATGGtcggctatataaattagattaaataaacaaatatcctGCAATCTATCTAACAGAACATAGCCCAGTCCAGGACAATCTATCAGCCAGCAGGTAGGCTTCTGGGGCAGGTCAGTATGCTAAGGAAAATAACTCAACTGCAGTGTTGCAGTGCTGCCCTGCAGCCTCCATTCAGCAAGAATACACTATGCCCTTGCGTGGTGCAGCATAAGCATTAGAAGGTGATACACACATTTCTATagacaaaaaatataaaataatgggaTTCTGTTCTCCAACAACCTGCCATTCAGCACATTGGGGCAGGAAGGCTGAGTGCATAAATAAGTACAATCAATAAGCTGAATAAGCTATCTACTACTGATTGTTTTGATTGGCCTGGATCTTACaggttctctttcttttccttctaaggTAATGCCCTTTCttcatgttggaagtcctggcaaatccagcatacctcattagcatgtgaattagcatgtaaattgagttgtcccacaatgcaactctgaggaagctgtttgttgccactcccacttcctctctctctctttccccttcttctacccagggagaagcaagcatgctgctctgctctccattcatcagggccat
This genomic interval carries:
- the REDIC1 gene encoding regulator of DNA class I crossover intermediates 1 produces the protein MIPPSRRIMLTKERRKQKDFFEKEKLKSKMKLLGVSPFKSSAVSLDLLNLYVVNQISTKKENTDNIRKPIHVDINREIQIPLRKQNVEFPKSPECRPTKLFLDNIQHRIQKEILDNRRKYLFEKASAHSEDLGSSLPVNSKDEDLWLSTAAHRPEEFRAPDSDAPVGLYFQQLNSPGSDDFVDKDSGNSQANREEPLFGTVNDMAKTSPNADFQPAATLFEEENPEFLAFPPSQSYCSFSNKSHTDQLFADCGDAEEILSKHSLYGSEEMHQVTSPFQRCATERDLTSILTAPEMICSTNNQSLNAIKQKSIWNQFKDYSTQKRSPAEFSDQQQLTMFFENTGKCLQCKKTTEGLPVEHFPNVLSVIVEVDSTALSRCNSGLFFLTVFCSRKEGQADPNMNFLKIFEHEALDKEVSSDFDQHSEQRRQNDDDSQLSSQSPIYSPKQADSYTSSSSDEGLYVSLTVMVIHWMLTNEYTDSDLFQQSKIEEWNEEASYEGSFSRTSNHPCSGSENQRSERVCQFDSGPWNTANIQPQEAKSAGTPRMNMLNTAGLQLSDMDCKGKHDVSSQTDTCAEPVEKSNAAVQCDIIQVCNCKNELSFAHSAEIVTSASKVETTGGQNIPSDSTVLQPTNSNSLFTKNLSPETDCFIVSGKVSLAQCNK